From the genome of Pseudomonas sihuiensis:
GCATGGCCGCGCGCAACATCGCCTATGGCGAAGCCGATGTGATGGTCGCCGGCGGCGCCGAGATGGCCGCCTGCGGTCTGGGCATGGGCGGCTTCGGTGCCGCGCGTGCGCTGTCGACGCGTAACGACGAGCCGACCAAGGCCAGCCGTCCGTGGGACAAGGGCCGTGACGGTTTCGTCCTCTCCGATGGCTCCGGCGCCCTGGTGCTGGAAGAGTTGGAACACGCCAAGGCGCGTGGCGCCACCATCTACGCCGAGCTGATTGGCTTTGGCATGAGTGGCGATGCCTTCCACATGACCTCGCCACCTGAAGATGGCGCCGGTGCGGCGCGCTGCATGGCAGCAGCCCTGCGTGATGCCGGTATCAATGCCGACCAGGTGCAGTACATCAACGCCCACGGCACGTCGACCTCGGCTGGCGACCTCGCCGAAGCCGCGGCAGTGAAGAGCGTGTTCGGTGATCATGCCTATAAGCTGGCGGTCAGCTCGACCAAGTCGATGACTGGCCACCTGCTTGGTGCCGCGGGTGCGGTGGAGGCGATCTTCAGCATCCTGGCGATCCGTGATCAGGTAGCGCCGCCGACCATCAACCTGGACGAGCCGGACGAAGGCTGCGACCTGGACTTCGTGCCGCATCAGGCCAAGGCCATGCCGATCGAAATCGCCCTGTCGAACTCCTTCGGCTTCGGCGGCACCAACGGCTCTCTGCTGTTCCGTCGGTACCACGGCTGATGCTGAGCTGGGTCAACGGCGCGCCCGGCGAGCAGTTGTCGGTTCGCGACCGTGGCCTGGCTTACGGTGATGGTCTGTTCGAGACCATCGCCGTGCGCGGCGGGCGCATCCCGCTGCTGGCGCGGCATATGGCGCGCCTTGCCGATGGTTGTCGGCGCCTGTCCATTCCCCTCGATCTGGTTCTCATTGAGCGCGAGCTGCAGGCGTTCTCCGGGCAACTGGGCGAGGGCGTGGCCAAGCTGATCGTCAGCCGTGGTGAGGGCCAGCGTGGCTACGCGCCGCCGCAACCCTGTCAGCCGCTGCGCATCCTGCAGGCGGCGCCGCTGCCGCAGTATCCCGCTGCGCATGCCGAGCAGGGCGTGCGTCTGTTTCCCTGTGAGACGCGTCTGGCCGAGCAACCGCTGCTGGCCGGGCTCAAGCACCTCAATCGCCTGGAACAGGTACTGGCGCGCGCCGAATGGCAGGACCCCGAGTGTGCCGAGGGCCTGATGCGCGACAGCAGTGGCCGGGTCATCGAGGGCGTGTACAGCAATCTGTTCCTGGTCGTCGACGGCGGGTTGGTCAGTGCGCAGTTGTCACGTTGTGGTGTGGCCGGGGTGATGCGTGCGGAGATCCTGCAGCAGGCGCAGTTGCTCGGGCTGTCTGTCGAGTTACGCGATGTTTCCTTCGACGAACTGCTGGATGCCGATGAAGTCTTTCTCTGCAACAGCCTTTACGGCATCTGGCCTGTACGGGCGCTGCAAGAGCGACACTGGTCGGTCGGGCCGCTCACCCGTAAACTGCAGGCCATCGTCTGCGACCTACTGAGTAAATAACTGGTGCTACGCAAGATCTTGGTGCTGCTTGAGTGCGGCGTGCTACTGGCTGCGCTGCTAGTCGTGGGTGCCGCCTGGCAGCAGCAGAGAGCGCTGGAGCAGCCTCTGCATCTGACTGAAGAAATGCTCCTGGAGGTGCCTTCCGGCGCCACGCCGAGCGGCCTGCTCAATCGCCTGGAGGCGGAGGGCGTGATCGACAACGCCTTCTGGTTGCGTCTGTACTGGCGCTTCAATCTGCGCGCGCCTGCCATGCACAGCGGCGAATACCGCTTGCTGCCCGAATACAACGCCCGCGACATGCTCGGCCTGTGGCAGCGCGGTGAGGTGGTGCAGTACAGCCTGACCCTGGTCGAGGGCTGGAACTTCCGCCAGGTGCGCGCCGCTCTGGCTCGCCAGGAGCGTCTGGAGCAGCGCCTGGCCGATCTCAGCGATGCCCAGCTGATGGAGCGTCTTGGCCTGGCTGGGCAGAATCCGGAAGGGCGTTTCTTCCCCGATACCTATCGCTACGTGCGCGGCATGAGCGACGAGGACCTGCTCAAGCAGGCCAACGTCCGTCTTGAGAGCGTATTGGCCGAGGAGTGGCAGAAGCGCGCCGAGGGTTTGCCCTATCGCGAGCCTTACGACGCGTTGATCATGGCTTCGATGATCGAGAAGGAAACCGGTGTACCCGAAGAGCGCGGCGAGATTGCCGGCGTGTTCGTGCGCCGGCTGCGCATGGGCATGCGTCTGCAGACCGACCCCACCGTCATCTACGGTATGGGCGAGCGCTACAACGGCCGCATCACCCGCGCCGACCTGCGTACGCCAACGCCCTACAACACTTACACCATCGACGGCATGCCGCCGACGCCGATCGCCATGGTTGGCCGCGAGGCGATTCACGCGGCGCTCAACCCGCTTGATGGCACCACCCTGTATTTCGTCGCGCGAGGCGACGGTAGCCATGTGTTCTCCAACACCCTGGCCGAGCACAACCGCGCGGTGCGCGAATATCAGCTCAAGCGTCGCGCCGACTACCGCTCCAGCCCCGCGCCACGCGCGGCGGCCGAAACCGAATAAGGGCAACCCGTGACCGGTCTGTTTATTACCCTGGAAGGCCCGGAAGGCGCCGGCAAAAGCACCAATCGCGAATATCTGGCCGAGCGCCTGCGCGAGCAGGGCATCGATGTGGTGCTGACTCGTGAACCCGGTGGCACGCCGCTGGCCGAACGGATTCGTGAATTATTGCTCGATCCGAGCGATGAGCCGATGGCGGCCGATACCGAGCTGCTGCTGGTGTTCGCCGCCCGTGCCCAGCATCTGCAGCAGGTCATTCGCCCGGCTTTGGCCAAGGGCAGCGTGGTGCTGTGCGATCGTTTCACTGATGCCACCTACGCCTACCAGGGTGGTGGTCGGGGTCTTTCCATCGAACGTATCGCGCAACTGGAGCAGTTCGTTCAGGGCGAGCTGCGCCCTGATCTGACGCTGATTTTCGATCTGCCGGTGGAGATCGGTCTGGCTCGCGCCGCGGCTCGCGGTCGTCTGGATCGTTTCGAGCAGGAAGGCCGTGGCTTCTTCGAAGCGGTACGCCAGGCCTATCTGCAGCGCGCCGAGCAGGCGCCACAACGTTATCGCGTGCTCGATGCCGGGCAGACCCTGGCTCAGGTGCAGGCCGATATCGATGCCTTGCTGCCGAGCCTGCTGGAGGCCTGCCGTGGCTGATGTCTATCCCTGGCAACAAGCGCTCTGGCAGCAACTCGCCGGGCGTAGCCAGCACGCCCATGCCTACCTGCTGCATGGTCCGGCCGGCATCGGCAAGCGTGCGCTGGCCGAGCGCCTGATGGCGCGCCTGCTATGCCAGAGCCCGAATGGGCTGGATGCCTGTGGCAACTGTAAATCCTGTCATCTCTTGGTTGCCGGTACTCACCCGGACAACTACGTGCTGGAGCCCGAAGAGGCGGACAAGCCGATCAAGGTCGACCAGGTGCGTGAGCTGGTCGACTTCGTGGTGCAGACCGCGCAGCTCGGTGGGCGCAAGGTCGTGCTGCTGGAGCCGGCCGAGGCGATGAACCTCAACGCTGCCAACGCGCTGCTGAAGAGCCTGGAAGAACCCTCCGGCAATACCGTGCTGCTGCTCATCAGCCACCAGCCCAGCCGCCTGCTGCCGACCATCAAGAGCCGCTGCGTGCAGCAGGCCTGCCCATTGCCGAGCGAGGCGATGAGCCTGGCCTGGCTGGCCCAGGCACTGCCCGAACTGGGTGACGATGAGCGCGTTGATCTGCTGACCCTTGCGGCGGGTTCGCCGCTGGCTGCCGTACGCCTGCATGCTCAAGGTGTGCGCGAACAGCGTGCCCAGGCCGTGGAGGGAGTGAAAAAACTGCTCAAGCAGCAGATCTCCCCGAGCCAACTGGCGGAAAGCTGGAACTCATTGCCGCTGAATCTGCTCTTCGACTGGTTCTGCGACTGGGCGCAACTGGTGTTGCGCTACCAACTGACCAAGGATGAGCAAGGCTTGGGCCAGGCCGATATGCGCAAGGTGGTGCAGTACCTGGCGGACAAGAGCGCGCAGGCCAAGGTATTGGCGATTCAGGAATGGCTGCTCGCGCAAAGGCAGAAGGTGATGGGTAAAGCCAACCTCAATCGTGTGCTGCTACTGGAAGCCCTGCTGGTGCAGTGGGCCGCCTTGCCAGGACAGGATCGCGGCTGATTGGCGCGAGAGCCGGATT
Proteins encoded in this window:
- the tmk gene encoding dTMP kinase, which codes for MTGLFITLEGPEGAGKSTNREYLAERLREQGIDVVLTREPGGTPLAERIRELLLDPSDEPMAADTELLLVFAARAQHLQQVIRPALAKGSVVLCDRFTDATYAYQGGGRGLSIERIAQLEQFVQGELRPDLTLIFDLPVEIGLARAAARGRLDRFEQEGRGFFEAVRQAYLQRAEQAPQRYRVLDAGQTLAQVQADIDALLPSLLEACRG
- the mltG gene encoding endolytic transglycosylase MltG is translated as MLRKILVLLECGVLLAALLVVGAAWQQQRALEQPLHLTEEMLLEVPSGATPSGLLNRLEAEGVIDNAFWLRLYWRFNLRAPAMHSGEYRLLPEYNARDMLGLWQRGEVVQYSLTLVEGWNFRQVRAALARQERLEQRLADLSDAQLMERLGLAGQNPEGRFFPDTYRYVRGMSDEDLLKQANVRLESVLAEEWQKRAEGLPYREPYDALIMASMIEKETGVPEERGEIAGVFVRRLRMGMRLQTDPTVIYGMGERYNGRITRADLRTPTPYNTYTIDGMPPTPIAMVGREAIHAALNPLDGTTLYFVARGDGSHVFSNTLAEHNRAVREYQLKRRADYRSSPAPRAAAETE
- the pabC gene encoding aminodeoxychorismate lyase, yielding MLSWVNGAPGEQLSVRDRGLAYGDGLFETIAVRGGRIPLLARHMARLADGCRRLSIPLDLVLIERELQAFSGQLGEGVAKLIVSRGEGQRGYAPPQPCQPLRILQAAPLPQYPAAHAEQGVRLFPCETRLAEQPLLAGLKHLNRLEQVLARAEWQDPECAEGLMRDSSGRVIEGVYSNLFLVVDGGLVSAQLSRCGVAGVMRAEILQQAQLLGLSVELRDVSFDELLDADEVFLCNSLYGIWPVRALQERHWSVGPLTRKLQAIVCDLLSK
- a CDS encoding DNA polymerase III subunit delta'; its protein translation is MADVYPWQQALWQQLAGRSQHAHAYLLHGPAGIGKRALAERLMARLLCQSPNGLDACGNCKSCHLLVAGTHPDNYVLEPEEADKPIKVDQVRELVDFVVQTAQLGGRKVVLLEPAEAMNLNAANALLKSLEEPSGNTVLLLISHQPSRLLPTIKSRCVQQACPLPSEAMSLAWLAQALPELGDDERVDLLTLAAGSPLAAVRLHAQGVREQRAQAVEGVKKLLKQQISPSQLAESWNSLPLNLLFDWFCDWAQLVLRYQLTKDEQGLGQADMRKVVQYLADKSAQAKVLAIQEWLLAQRQKVMGKANLNRVLLLEALLVQWAALPGQDRG
- the fabF gene encoding beta-ketoacyl-ACP synthase II, which codes for MSRRRVVVTGMGMLSPLGNDVPSSWQGILAGRSGIGLIEHMDLSAYSTRFGGSLKGFNVEEYLSAKEARKLDLFIQYGLAACFQAVRDSGLDITDANRERIGVVMGSGIGGLTNIENNCKSLHEQGPRRISPFFVPGSIINMISGFLSIHLGLQGPNYAIATACTTGTHCIGMAARNIAYGEADVMVAGGAEMAACGLGMGGFGAARALSTRNDEPTKASRPWDKGRDGFVLSDGSGALVLEELEHAKARGATIYAELIGFGMSGDAFHMTSPPEDGAGAARCMAAALRDAGINADQVQYINAHGTSTSAGDLAEAAAVKSVFGDHAYKLAVSSTKSMTGHLLGAAGAVEAIFSILAIRDQVAPPTINLDEPDEGCDLDFVPHQAKAMPIEIALSNSFGFGGTNGSLLFRRYHG